A genomic stretch from Pararhizobium sp. IMCC21322 includes:
- a CDS encoding xanthine dehydrogenase family protein molybdopterin-binding subunit, whose translation MNQMAPAKFGTGAAVRRKEDAALIQGKGAYTADFTPQNCLHAFVMRSQMAHARFVVSNLDEAKASDGVRMVWTAADIADLGPIPCDGLERQPDGSMPTATKRTALASGVARHVGDPVAFIVADTIENAQAAADLLEVDYDALDIIVEAAQALDPDAPLVWPELGTNLANLIHRGDQQKTDAEFARADKIAKLDLTNNRLVCNYMETRACLSEYDESTGRFTVTMGTQGGHSMRDFLCNDILKVEPARMRIITPDVGGGFGPKAFVYPEYPLVIKASETLATPIKWVGDRSEHFLQDAHGRDNVLTAELAIDEDGRFLALRVDLVANMGAYLSQYAPFIPYLGITMATGCYDIPVMDYTVKCVYTNTVPVDAYRGAGRPEAAYHIERLVNEAARITGLAPEEIRRRNFVKPEQMPYRTPGRRTYDTGDFAGQMDAALAKADYAGFETRRQASAAEGKYRGFGFATYVEACAFAGSEEARIELNEDGSVTLLIGTQSNGQGHETAYAQFIAGHLGLDYDKINVVQGDTDRVRQGEGTGGSRSIPLGAVSVEWAAKSLAQKIKEKASDELEVSAQDLELQEGVVRVVGTDRQITLAEIAQNSSEQLFALEEFKQNEATYPNGTHAVELEIDPQTGVTKLLNYTIVDDFGVTVNPMLLAGQIHGGVVQGIGQALLEHTVYDEDGQLLSASFLDYCMPRADDVVDFNFETRNVPSKTNALGIKGAGEAGSIGSCPAIMNAVVDALMRGAGITHFDMPATPSRVWEALQAA comes from the coding sequence ATGAATCAGATGGCCCCGGCAAAGTTTGGAACTGGCGCTGCAGTGCGCCGCAAGGAAGATGCGGCTCTTATTCAGGGAAAAGGCGCTTATACCGCTGACTTCACGCCACAAAACTGTCTTCATGCTTTCGTCATGCGCTCACAAATGGCGCATGCGCGATTCGTCGTTTCCAATTTGGACGAGGCGAAGGCATCCGACGGAGTGAGAATGGTTTGGACAGCAGCGGACATTGCTGATTTGGGTCCGATCCCCTGTGATGGTCTGGAACGTCAACCTGATGGGTCTATGCCAACGGCAACAAAACGAACTGCATTGGCAAGCGGTGTTGCGCGACATGTTGGTGATCCTGTGGCTTTCATTGTCGCAGACACGATTGAGAACGCTCAGGCTGCGGCTGATTTGCTTGAGGTTGATTACGATGCGCTCGACATAATTGTTGAAGCGGCGCAGGCACTGGATCCCGACGCGCCTCTGGTCTGGCCGGAACTAGGGACAAATCTGGCGAATCTCATTCATCGTGGCGACCAGCAGAAAACCGATGCGGAATTTGCGCGGGCCGACAAGATCGCAAAACTCGACCTCACAAATAACCGTTTGGTTTGCAATTATATGGAAACACGGGCCTGTCTGTCGGAATATGACGAGAGTACCGGTCGTTTCACCGTGACCATGGGCACACAGGGTGGTCACAGTATGCGTGACTTTCTGTGTAATGATATTTTGAAGGTCGAACCAGCGCGCATGCGTATCATCACGCCAGATGTGGGAGGTGGTTTTGGTCCGAAAGCTTTTGTTTATCCAGAGTATCCGCTGGTTATAAAAGCAAGCGAGACATTGGCTACACCGATCAAATGGGTTGGTGATCGCTCTGAACATTTTCTCCAGGATGCCCATGGCCGCGACAATGTGCTGACAGCAGAATTGGCCATCGACGAAGACGGGCGTTTCCTGGCGCTGCGTGTAGATCTTGTCGCAAATATGGGGGCATACCTGTCCCAATATGCACCGTTCATCCCTTATCTGGGCATCACCATGGCAACAGGTTGCTACGACATCCCGGTCATGGATTACACGGTGAAGTGCGTCTACACGAACACTGTACCGGTCGATGCCTATAGGGGCGCCGGACGTCCCGAGGCTGCCTATCACATTGAGCGTCTGGTCAATGAAGCGGCCCGGATAACAGGGCTTGCACCTGAAGAGATCAGACGACGCAACTTCGTCAAGCCAGAGCAAATGCCATACCGCACACCGGGTCGCCGCACCTATGATACGGGTGATTTTGCTGGCCAGATGGATGCAGCGCTTGCAAAAGCGGATTATGCAGGCTTCGAGACGCGCCGACAGGCAAGCGCTGCCGAGGGAAAATATCGTGGTTTCGGATTTGCCACCTATGTGGAAGCCTGTGCCTTTGCAGGATCTGAAGAAGCCCGCATTGAGTTGAATGAAGATGGGTCCGTTACATTGTTGATTGGGACGCAATCCAATGGGCAGGGACATGAGACAGCATATGCCCAGTTCATCGCAGGTCATCTCGGGCTGGACTATGACAAGATCAATGTCGTGCAGGGTGATACCGACAGAGTACGGCAGGGCGAGGGGACTGGCGGTTCCCGGTCTATTCCCCTTGGCGCAGTATCCGTAGAATGGGCCGCAAAGTCTCTGGCTCAGAAAATCAAGGAGAAGGCGTCCGACGAGTTGGAAGTATCGGCGCAGGATTTGGAGTTGCAGGAGGGCGTGGTTCGCGTTGTGGGGACCGACCGACAGATCACCCTGGCCGAAATTGCGCAAAACAGCAGCGAGCAGCTATTTGCTTTGGAAGAATTCAAGCAAAATGAAGCGACATACCCCAATGGCACACACGCGGTGGAACTGGAAATCGATCCGCAAACCGGTGTCACAAAGCTTCTGAATTATACCATCGTTGATGATTTTGGCGTGACTGTGAATCCAATGCTTTTGGCTGGACAAATTCATGGTGGTGTCGTGCAGGGCATTGGACAGGCGCTGCTTGAGCACACGGTTTACGATGAGGATGGCCAACTGCTGTCTGCCAGTTTCCTTGATTACTGCATGCCGCGCGCAGACGATGTTGTCGATTTCAACTTTGAAACCCGAAATGTGCCTTCAAAAACCAATGCGCTTGGCATTAAGGGAGCAGGTGAGGCTGGATCAATAGGATCGTGCCCTGCCATCATGAACGCTGTTGTGGATGCGTTGATGCGGGGCGCAGGAATTACACATTTTGACATGCCGGCTACACCATCACGTGTCTGGGAGGCGTTGCAGGCCGCCTAG
- a CDS encoding HlyD family type I secretion periplasmic adaptor subunit — protein sequence MLNRGKSWAADANRLTSPLEIEGERWNGMFRGFAVALALFVLCIILFAAVAPINEVAITTGNITSAQQPSMLQHEEGGVVQHIAARAGSRVKKGEIIVQLREFQNARKQGQLDVRISDADLTIARLQALIEGTEPNFPVADPELLTRQELSFFQARRAARKNREVLLARIAQREAELSGADNQLESLEQERANHVALVEMRRGLAAEGYASRQSLLQAESELAKTEGQIAQTIGQTETASKALVESKASLGQLTAENKAKWSAELSQVTAELKDLQEQSREQRDRSERLAIRAPFDGWIQDLTPKASGEVVRAGEPIGEIVPEGSPLYASVRLKPKDVASIAINDRALVTLTAFNADSFGEVQGVVSDISPTTASDEQGNVFYEVDIALESVEGKRVADLSKLRPGMELQARIQTEKRTMLRYFLRPVYRSLEVAFSES from the coding sequence ATGCTTAATAGAGGAAAAAGCTGGGCCGCCGATGCTAATCGGTTGACATCACCGCTGGAAATTGAGGGCGAACGCTGGAATGGAATGTTCCGGGGCTTTGCAGTGGCATTGGCTCTGTTTGTTCTGTGCATCATTTTGTTTGCGGCCGTTGCGCCAATCAATGAAGTCGCAATCACAACCGGGAACATAACATCCGCACAACAACCATCAATGCTTCAGCACGAAGAAGGTGGTGTGGTGCAGCATATTGCCGCACGTGCGGGCTCCAGAGTAAAAAAAGGCGAGATCATCGTTCAGTTGCGGGAATTTCAGAATGCCCGCAAACAGGGCCAATTGGATGTTCGGATTTCAGATGCTGATCTGACAATTGCGCGCCTTCAGGCCCTTATTGAAGGAACTGAGCCTAACTTTCCTGTTGCAGATCCTGAATTGCTGACGCGCCAGGAATTATCATTCTTTCAGGCACGCAGAGCTGCCAGAAAAAACCGGGAGGTTCTCTTGGCAAGGATTGCGCAACGTGAAGCCGAGCTAAGTGGCGCAGATAATCAGTTGGAGAGCCTGGAGCAGGAAAGAGCCAACCACGTCGCGCTGGTTGAAATGCGCAGAGGTTTGGCTGCAGAAGGATATGCCTCTCGCCAGTCATTGTTACAGGCTGAGTCAGAGCTTGCGAAAACCGAAGGTCAGATTGCCCAAACCATCGGGCAGACGGAAACGGCATCGAAAGCGCTTGTGGAATCCAAGGCCAGTCTTGGTCAGCTAACGGCGGAGAACAAAGCCAAGTGGTCGGCTGAACTCAGTCAGGTCACAGCTGAACTCAAAGATTTGCAGGAGCAATCCCGCGAGCAGCGCGACCGCAGTGAGCGACTTGCAATACGGGCGCCTTTCGATGGTTGGATCCAGGATTTGACACCAAAGGCATCTGGTGAAGTGGTTCGGGCCGGAGAACCAATCGGTGAGATTGTTCCAGAGGGAAGCCCTCTTTACGCATCCGTACGTCTCAAGCCAAAAGATGTTGCATCCATAGCAATAAACGATAGAGCTCTTGTGACCTTGACCGCATTTAACGCAGACAGTTTTGGCGAAGTTCAAGGCGTTGTATCCGACATATCGCCCACCACAGCTTCTGACGAACAGGGTAATGTTTTTTATGAAGTTGATATCGCTCTTGAAAGCGTAGAGGGCAAGCGCGTGGCCGATCTATCCAAGCTGCGCCCTGGTATGGAACTTCAGGCAAGAATTCAAACTGAAAAACGCACTATGCTAAGGTATTTTCTGCGTCCGGTTTACCGGTCACTGGAAGTAGCTTTCTCCGAAAGTTAA
- a CDS encoding TolC family protein, with product MSRNLCIKNWWLRRVFMLSGASALCLLPVSGSLQAQELPGLLPQVFENSAELSAFDARKDGAEAAVDEARAAFLPSLGAKFSYGHSSSHIESGGTTTDSSSKTYSYGVSATLPLFRGGQHVHGLKSAKFEAKAVTLERFDKKQEISLEAIDAYLGVIRDRQIVSLRAENAENLAAIRSSQEVRFRLGEGTRTDIALARIQLELTRSEKRQAQGRLRTSELTYEKLTGGSASALMAPDSLHHLLPRTAADVRDRAASQNPKVKVAAARSQAARYAAKAKFGEALPSVDLTASYDWSHDQVDGTDLEETGYIGVSVSIPLFAPQAYAGIRKSKALSRQREYEAQDAAIGVQYAADIAWGDYLTARDRIVSLQARKKASLDAAYGTRKEYDAGTKDVSDLLDARERVVDAEIDLVFAEYDRSYASYVLLATIGELGGYDETAYLPEFSN from the coding sequence ATGTCGCGTAATTTATGCATCAAAAACTGGTGGTTGCGCCGTGTCTTTATGCTGTCTGGCGCGTCGGCGTTGTGCCTTCTGCCCGTTTCAGGTTCATTGCAAGCTCAGGAACTTCCGGGGCTGTTGCCTCAAGTCTTTGAAAACAGTGCTGAATTATCTGCTTTTGACGCGCGCAAAGACGGCGCTGAGGCAGCCGTTGATGAGGCAAGGGCAGCGTTTCTGCCCTCGCTTGGTGCAAAATTCTCTTATGGTCACAGCAGCTCTCACATCGAGAGTGGTGGAACCACAACTGATAGCTCCTCAAAGACTTATTCATATGGTGTTTCGGCAACTTTGCCGCTGTTTCGTGGCGGTCAGCATGTGCACGGCCTGAAATCAGCAAAATTTGAAGCAAAAGCTGTCACTCTCGAGCGCTTCGACAAGAAGCAGGAAATTTCTCTGGAGGCTATAGATGCCTATCTCGGCGTGATTCGTGATCGTCAGATCGTATCTTTGCGCGCAGAAAACGCAGAGAACCTTGCGGCAATTCGTAGCAGCCAGGAAGTTCGTTTTCGGCTCGGCGAGGGCACGCGCACAGATATCGCACTGGCAAGAATTCAACTCGAGCTGACCCGCTCTGAGAAACGTCAGGCACAGGGTCGGCTGCGGACCAGTGAATTGACGTATGAAAAACTGACAGGCGGCTCTGCAAGCGCGTTGATGGCACCGGATTCTCTGCACCATTTACTGCCGCGAACTGCTGCTGACGTACGGGACCGGGCTGCAAGTCAGAATCCAAAAGTGAAAGTTGCTGCCGCGCGCTCCCAGGCGGCGCGCTATGCAGCGAAAGCCAAATTCGGGGAAGCTCTTCCAAGCGTTGATCTGACCGCCAGTTATGACTGGAGCCACGATCAGGTTGATGGAACCGATCTGGAAGAGACGGGCTATATTGGTGTCTCCGTTTCAATCCCGCTCTTCGCTCCGCAGGCTTATGCCGGCATACGAAAGAGCAAGGCGCTTAGCCGTCAGCGGGAATATGAAGCGCAAGACGCTGCAATCGGGGTTCAATATGCTGCAGATATCGCCTGGGGTGATTATCTGACTGCGAGAGATCGTATTGTCTCATTGCAGGCTCGTAAAAAAGCCTCACTGGATGCCGCGTATGGAACACGCAAAGAATATGATGCGGGAACAAAAGATGTGTCCGATTTATTGGATGCGCGTGAACGGGTAGTGGACGCAGAAATCGATCTGGTTTTTGCCGAATATGATCGTTCGTATGCCTCTTACGTGCTGCTTGCCACTATCGGAGAGCTGGGCGGGTATGACGAAACGGCTTATCTGCCGGAGTTCTCCAACTAA
- the thiE gene encoding thiamine phosphate synthase: MSKVDLSLYGILDPRRCLGRDLGELADAAISGGCTLLQLRDKESSTRDILSRAKAIKSAIAGRVPFLVNDRVDVALASGADGVHIGQDDMPVADARQLLGPDAIIGLSIKTRQDATQFPREGLDYVCIGGVFETQSKDNPVSIGIGGWAELAALCRERTSAPIPVGAIAGIDRHNASQLITAGADGVALISAIFMEADVQAAATEFHKTIHEARTL, encoded by the coding sequence ATGAGCAAGGTTGATCTTTCCCTCTATGGCATTCTTGACCCCCGGCGATGCCTTGGCCGCGACTTGGGCGAACTGGCCGATGCTGCAATTTCCGGTGGCTGTACCCTGTTGCAACTACGCGACAAGGAAAGCTCCACACGGGACATTTTGTCGCGCGCAAAAGCCATCAAATCAGCCATTGCGGGGCGGGTACCGTTTCTGGTGAATGACAGGGTGGACGTTGCGCTGGCCAGTGGCGCTGATGGTGTGCATATCGGACAGGACGATATGCCAGTGGCCGATGCACGCCAATTGTTAGGGCCGGATGCGATCATCGGCCTGTCCATCAAGACACGGCAGGACGCTACGCAATTTCCGCGTGAAGGTCTGGATTATGTTTGTATTGGCGGTGTGTTTGAAACGCAGTCAAAGGACAATCCTGTCAGCATCGGCATTGGTGGATGGGCCGAATTGGCAGCGCTTTGTCGCGAACGAACGAGCGCACCAATTCCTGTGGGAGCAATAGCCGGAATTGACCGTCACAACGCGTCTCAGCTGATCACGGCCGGCGCAGATGGGGTTGCGCTCATCTCCGCAATTTTCATGGAAGCTGATGTGCAGGCTGCTGCCACGGAATTTCATAAAACCATTCATGAAGCACGAACGCTATGA
- a CDS encoding hydroxyethylthiazole kinase: MNDKDSLNDKDTSPEFLKAEAASSLESVRAARPHVHCITNSVAQTFTANVLLALGVEPSMTIAPDEIGAFVSASDATLINLGTLDADRRQSALIAAETANGLGRPFVLDPVFAHKSPSRKQLGEIILALEPTAMRGNAEEISGIKANASKTVLAETGITDIVRFGGRTVRLQNGDPLMAKTTAVGCALGGVIAAFLAVGNDRFIAVTAALMSFGVAGQIAADKAKGPGSFVPEFLDALYQLTPADIEKLGRIS; this comes from the coding sequence TTGAACGATAAAGACAGTCTGAACGATAAAGACACATCTCCCGAATTTCTGAAAGCGGAAGCAGCTTCATCGCTGGAGAGCGTGCGCGCTGCGCGGCCGCACGTGCATTGCATCACGAATTCTGTGGCTCAGACATTCACTGCCAATGTGCTTCTGGCCCTTGGCGTAGAGCCATCCATGACCATCGCACCTGACGAGATCGGGGCATTTGTCTCTGCTTCCGACGCGACATTGATCAATCTGGGCACATTGGACGCTGACCGCCGTCAATCGGCGTTGATTGCTGCTGAGACAGCGAACGGTCTTGGCAGACCTTTTGTGCTGGATCCGGTCTTCGCGCATAAGTCGCCATCCAGAAAACAGCTCGGCGAGATAATTTTGGCGCTTGAGCCAACCGCCATGCGCGGCAATGCCGAAGAGATATCAGGCATTAAGGCAAATGCCAGCAAAACGGTGTTGGCTGAAACCGGTATCACAGACATTGTGCGGTTTGGCGGTAGAACAGTCCGGCTGCAAAACGGCGATCCCCTGATGGCCAAAACCACCGCAGTCGGATGTGCACTGGGCGGGGTGATCGCAGCATTTCTGGCAGTCGGGAATGACAGGTTCATTGCTGTAACCGCTGCGCTGATGAGTTTTGGTGTTGCAGGTCAAATAGCAGCAGACAAGGCAAAAGGCCCGGGCAGTTTTGTACCGGAATTTCTGGATGCGCTCTACCAGTTAACGCCCGCTGACATCGAAAAACTGGGACGCATTTCATGA
- the thiD gene encoding bifunctional hydroxymethylpyrimidine kinase/phosphomethylpyrimidine kinase: protein MTASTTPIALTIAGSDSGGGAGIQADLKAFSAMGVYGASVLAALTAQNTLGVTAIHDVPIDFVTAQMDAVYSDLAVVSTKIGMLSQTAIIEAVAAGLEQHGARQIVLDPVMVTTSGSLLLSEDAVESLKKALLPMADLITPNLFEAAVLLGDEPALDKAGMEVQARQLLEIGAKAVLLKGGHFDSETADDLYLSSQDKRWYSAKRVQTKNTHGTGCTLSAAIAAGLAKRKPMPEAIEDAKQYLSEAIARADELSIGQGPGPVNHFHAYWNSKVPEDSK from the coding sequence ATGACCGCTTCAACAACACCTATTGCGCTGACAATTGCCGGATCGGATTCAGGCGGCGGGGCAGGAATTCAGGCAGATTTGAAGGCATTTTCTGCCATGGGCGTTTATGGGGCCAGTGTACTGGCCGCATTGACTGCACAGAACACACTCGGTGTGACGGCCATCCACGATGTCCCGATTGATTTTGTCACAGCACAGATGGATGCGGTTTATTCCGATCTTGCAGTGGTTTCCACAAAGATTGGCATGTTGTCCCAGACAGCCATTATTGAGGCTGTTGCAGCCGGTCTTGAACAGCATGGAGCGAGACAGATCGTTCTGGACCCGGTGATGGTTACCACGTCCGGTAGCCTGCTGCTGTCAGAAGATGCGGTTGAAAGTTTGAAAAAAGCGCTGCTTCCGATGGCTGATCTTATCACGCCCAATCTTTTTGAAGCGGCGGTCCTGCTGGGTGACGAACCTGCCCTGGACAAAGCGGGTATGGAAGTCCAGGCCAGACAATTGCTTGAGATCGGAGCAAAAGCTGTGCTGCTGAAAGGCGGTCATTTTGACAGTGAAACAGCAGATGATCTGTATCTGAGTTCGCAGGACAAGCGATGGTACTCTGCAAAAAGAGTGCAGACCAAAAACACCCATGGTACCGGCTGTACATTATCCGCCGCCATAGCTGCAGGTCTTGCCAAAAGAAAGCCGATGCCTGAGGCGATTGAAGACGCCAAACAATATCTGTCTGAAGCCATTGCGCGCGCCGACGAGTTGTCGATCGGGCAGGGGCCGGGACCGGTTAATCATTTTCACGCATACTGGAACAGCAAGGTTCCGGAGGATTCCAAATGA
- a CDS encoding DMT family transporter, translating into MPERLPYATRLLDRLKRWGQPAINWWLSKPGNVRGAIWILVAALFFSIGVVFIKDVGQRIHITQILLVRQGVMFLTVLPILVTGFPGILKTDHFSIHMARIFLALVAMLTGFSAVIHIPLAQATAISFAKTFFITLFAIIFLKETVGIRRWSAALIGFVGILIMVRPDADGLNEWALAAVVGAAAAGMVMIILRYLSQFERTITIMTYQVIFIGALMLPAAIYFWKAPTQEEWLLMLGIGITSFFGQWCNIRAFRVGEATAIASLDYTRLIYATLFGAIFFSEWPTFETFLGAFIIIGASLYTVVREAQLGKKLSRSAEGRGYNN; encoded by the coding sequence ATGCCAGAACGGCTTCCATACGCCACTCGCCTGCTCGATCGTTTGAAACGATGGGGCCAACCGGCCATAAACTGGTGGTTGTCAAAGCCCGGCAATGTGCGCGGTGCCATATGGATATTGGTGGCGGCCCTTTTCTTTTCAATCGGGGTGGTATTCATCAAGGATGTCGGGCAGCGGATTCATATCACGCAGATACTGCTTGTACGCCAGGGCGTGATGTTCCTGACTGTCTTGCCGATACTGGTGACCGGTTTTCCGGGGATTCTGAAGACGGACCATTTTTCCATCCATATGGCGCGCATTTTTTTGGCATTGGTTGCCATGCTGACCGGGTTTTCTGCGGTTATCCATATTCCGCTGGCACAGGCAACTGCAATCAGCTTTGCAAAAACTTTCTTTATAACTCTGTTTGCCATCATTTTCTTGAAGGAAACCGTTGGTATCAGACGCTGGTCAGCAGCTCTGATAGGATTTGTCGGCATTTTAATTATGGTCAGGCCAGACGCTGATGGTCTCAACGAATGGGCTCTGGCAGCTGTGGTTGGTGCAGCGGCCGCTGGAATGGTGATGATTATCCTGCGTTATCTGTCGCAGTTTGAACGTACCATCACCATCATGACGTATCAGGTCATCTTTATCGGCGCGCTGATGTTACCGGCTGCAATCTACTTCTGGAAAGCGCCGACACAGGAGGAGTGGCTTCTTATGTTGGGGATCGGCATCACGTCGTTTTTCGGGCAGTGGTGCAACATCAGAGCCTTCCGGGTAGGCGAAGCCACAGCAATTGCGTCGCTTGACTACACAAGGCTTATCTACGCAACGCTGTTCGGTGCGATATTTTTCAGCGAGTGGCCGACTTTCGAGACATTTCTGGGCGCATTCATCATTATTGGCGCCTCGCTTTATACGGTCGTGCGTGAGGCACAATTGGGCAAGAAACTTTCGCGCTCAGCCGAGGGGCGTGGCTACAATAATTAG
- a CDS encoding peptidase domain-containing ABC transporter produces the protein MTTKDLDHMTKSEIDETQVESNAVHKNLKSLANSLDDGFHPAVDVNRQLDNIWEACLVELLEARNWPGTERRIIEASPHLLEIADLDEMRAVLSRLDFQTARHNIELNKLDPNTLPCIALIDGTPLVLLRFISEDKLNVFDGRTREERVIDVSRKPVEVCLVEPTLGAAKSARTENWFKQSLYQFLKPIMGVFLLTLIANILSLATPLYVMSVYDRVVGAKAIETLFTFLGVIVLIVGFEMYLRTKRSNLIAYVGARFHNILSNQALKQILGLPVPMLENSSISSQLTRFRQFETIRAFFTGHIVSALLDLPFTLIFLGIVFWLGGSLGFVPVALVLIFTAVAIFSVPKTRNNVAEGGRASARSSSFIDETLDKISTIRQLQAETLWQSRFTSFVSDDTVLRFKARFFDGTMHTFSQSLVSVAGVATLGLGALQVIAGDLSIGALIAIMMVVWRILSPIQTVFLSLNRIAQFRETVYQINALMRLQVERKIAVRNRLHAPLTGALTFQGVSFRYPGTSEPAIRNLSLQIKSGEIVCVSGSTGAGKTTMTKLIAGFYQPQAGLILLDGLNLRQLDVSEVRTDIGYVPQTPHLFYGTLKQNLTLAMPHVDEEQLHVALQEAGIDINGPEFPRGLDTIIRDGGAYLSDGLRMELSMARAYLKRSCLYVLDDPGAYLDRKGDAKLIRTLNHLRGKATVVLISSRPGLMRACDRVIHLNNGTVTADGKPEDVLKAIA, from the coding sequence ATGACGACTAAAGATCTCGACCACATGACCAAATCAGAGATCGATGAGACCCAGGTAGAATCCAATGCGGTTCACAAAAACCTGAAGTCATTGGCCAATAGCTTAGATGATGGGTTCCATCCAGCGGTAGATGTAAACAGACAGTTGGACAACATCTGGGAAGCCTGTCTGGTCGAGTTGCTGGAAGCAAGAAACTGGCCCGGCACAGAGCGACGTATTATCGAGGCGAGCCCTCATCTGCTTGAGATAGCCGATCTTGACGAGATGAGAGCAGTCCTGTCTCGGCTCGACTTCCAAACTGCTCGGCACAATATCGAGCTCAACAAGCTTGACCCAAATACGCTGCCCTGCATTGCTCTTATTGACGGAACACCTTTGGTTCTTCTGCGGTTTATCTCGGAAGATAAGCTAAATGTGTTTGATGGTCGCACTCGCGAAGAGCGGGTCATTGACGTCAGTCGCAAGCCTGTAGAGGTTTGCCTGGTTGAGCCCACACTGGGCGCGGCGAAGTCGGCACGCACCGAAAATTGGTTCAAGCAATCTCTTTATCAGTTTTTGAAGCCAATAATGGGCGTGTTTCTTCTAACGCTGATTGCGAATATTCTGTCTTTGGCGACGCCGCTTTACGTGATGTCTGTCTACGATCGGGTGGTCGGCGCCAAGGCAATCGAAACGCTTTTCACTTTTCTGGGCGTCATTGTTCTGATTGTCGGATTTGAAATGTATCTGCGCACGAAGCGCAGCAATCTAATCGCTTACGTCGGAGCGCGCTTTCATAATATTCTCAGCAATCAGGCGCTGAAGCAGATTCTGGGGCTTCCTGTTCCCATGCTGGAAAACTCCAGTATTTCGTCACAGTTGACGCGTTTCCGGCAGTTCGAAACAATTCGTGCGTTTTTCACCGGGCATATCGTGTCAGCATTGCTGGATTTGCCTTTCACCCTGATTTTTCTGGGAATTGTATTCTGGCTCGGCGGCTCGCTCGGCTTCGTGCCGGTAGCGCTGGTGCTCATATTCACTGCGGTCGCAATTTTTTCGGTGCCCAAAACACGCAACAATGTTGCAGAGGGCGGGCGGGCAAGCGCTCGCTCCAGCAGCTTTATTGACGAAACATTGGACAAGATATCAACCATCCGGCAGTTGCAGGCCGAAACGCTGTGGCAAAGCCGTTTCACCAGTTTCGTAAGCGATGATACCGTTCTGCGCTTTAAAGCGCGTTTCTTTGACGGCACCATGCATACATTTTCGCAAAGCCTGGTATCGGTTGCAGGGGTAGCTACTCTTGGATTAGGTGCGCTGCAGGTGATTGCGGGTGATCTGTCAATTGGTGCGTTGATTGCGATTATGATGGTGGTTTGGCGCATCTTGTCGCCCATACAGACCGTATTTTTGTCCTTGAACAGAATAGCCCAATTTCGAGAAACTGTTTATCAGATCAACGCTCTGATGCGCTTGCAGGTCGAGCGGAAAATTGCTGTCAGAAACCGTTTGCATGCGCCGTTGACCGGAGCCTTGACATTTCAGGGCGTGAGCTTCCGGTATCCAGGCACCTCGGAACCGGCAATCAGAAATCTCTCTCTCCAAATTAAGTCTGGAGAAATTGTGTGTGTTTCGGGAAGTACCGGCGCGGGCAAGACGACCATGACAAAACTGATAGCTGGCTTCTATCAGCCTCAGGCCGGACTTATTCTGTTAGATGGACTGAACCTTCGGCAATTGGACGTTTCAGAGGTTCGTACAGACATCGGCTACGTACCACAGACGCCGCATCTGTTTTACGGAACGCTCAAGCAGAATTTAACGCTTGCCATGCCACATGTCGATGAGGAGCAGCTACACGTTGCGCTACAGGAAGCCGGCATAGATATAAACGGCCCCGAATTTCCAAGGGGACTTGATACGATTATCCGGGATGGCGGAGCTTATCTCAGCGACGGGTTGCGAATGGAACTATCCATGGCGCGCGCGTATCTGAAACGCAGTTGCCTCTATGTTCTGGATGATCCCGGTGCCTATCTCGACAGGAAAGGTGACGCGAAACTGATCCGGACGTTGAATCACCTACGGGGCAAGGCAACCGTTGTCCTGATCTCCAGTCGTCCGGGGCTTATGCGCGCATGCGATCGTGTCATTCACCTGAACAACGGCACCGTTACTGCTGACGGAAAGCCCGAAGACGTGTTGAAGGCAATAGCATGA